TATACTCTCTCACGTATTATATCGGGTGTGTGTGCTTGTATACATAGGGTACCACATAACAATACACGAGAGGGGTCGGCGGGAGGGTAAGATGTGAATAAGAGAAAGGTCTTAGATAGACTATGAAGAAATTTTAAAATTTAAATAAGATAGAGCAAAACTCTTGGATCTAATAGAAGTATCATACAAATTTATTAGACGCTCTTGAAGGCAAAATTGAAATATTCATTCATGCAAATACTATCTTTTTTCATATCTTTTAGTCTTAGACTTATGTTGGTGTCTTGCCAAAGTATCGGCGGTAGCACAAATATCATCCTATCAAGGCTAAAATTTCTTACATCCTCAGTCCAGCCATCCCAGCGATAAAGCTCGTAAAATTTAGATATATTGCCACAAGGCACCCAGTAAAAAACTACGAGTAGTCAAGCTACGTATTCTCCCATTTGCCGCTATCTGGCACGCAGTAAAAGACATTGCCGGCTTTGCCACCAAAGGCACCGCCGTTTATCGCGAAAATTTTACATAAAACATCGTTTGCCATGAGCAAATAGCTGGACGTTTGTCTACCTCGCTAAAGCTTTTGTCAAGGTTAAAGCTATAAATTCCACACTTCATCTGCTCACATACTGAGCCAAGTAGGTGCAACCAACCACTATCTATCACTATGCCACCGCACCCATAAACAAGCGCTTTCATCGGTGAATAAGTAGTTACCTGAAGTCCTAAAAGCTCGCTTTGCACTATGCTTTCATCACGCAGTAAAATTGCACCCATTTTTAGCTTATTTAGCTGTTCTTCGACCAAGCTCCCAAGCCCGGCTTATTTGTAACTATAAGCCCGTCTAAAGCTCTCATTTTCTATCCTTACAATAAATTTGGTGAAATTTTAAAGAAGATTTTGGCGAGTCGCCCCGCCAAATTTGTATTAGTAGATTATTTTACGTCCCAAGCTAGGAT
This genomic window from Campylobacter concisus contains:
- a CDS encoding DUF2625 family protein — translated: MPCGNISKFYELYRWDGWTEDVRNFSLDRMIFVLPPILWQDTNISLRLKDMKKDSICMNEYFNFAFKSV